Genomic segment of Cytobacillus suaedae:
GTTCTCTTCCCATTTACAACAACTAATTTTTTTACTCATAAAATGTAAACGCTTAAATCCTTGTTAAATCTCTATAAAAAAAAATACTACAGTATGGTAACTGTAGTAGCTTTATAACCAACTTACTTGTGGTACTTTTGAAGCATTATTTCTACTTTGACGTATTAGATGATTAATTTCTTTTAGGAACAACTCATAGTCAGTAGAACGTTTCAAATGTTCACTTAGTCTTACCTCATACTGTTTTTTTTGAGTTTCTGAACTTGATAAATAATAACCTTCAATTGATTCAAAGTAGTGAACCGGAAACAATAACCTTGAATATAATAATCTCCATGAGAATGTTGATATCCTAGTCACACGCTCATAATCTCGCGTAAATTTAAAAACTTCATTGTAATCTATTCTATATTGATTTATAAACTCTCCCCTTATCCACTCAGCTAAATCACGGCTCGAATGATCAAGCACCCAATCAACCGGAAGGATTGTCTTTTCATTTAACCATGTATTTCTAGTAAAGCGATGATGGCAAATCGTTGCAGAGTCTGTGTGAATAGGCTGATCATCCAGTTCGGTATCGACCAAATATTGAATTGCATTCTCTGTCAATCCGATATAATAAGGGAATGATTCGACCAAGAGCTTTTCAAAATAAGTTGAAGGATGTTGTCTTACTTTTTCATCACAGAAGATTTCCATTTGATCAAGACGTTGTTCCCATAACTTTTTCCATTGCCCGATTCGATTGCTTCGTTGAACCTGATAAGGAAATCTCCTTCCTTTCTCATGGATTTCAGCCAGCTCATTTCCGAGAGAGTAGCCCCTCCTTATACCTTGTTGTGCAGGCATTTGTAGAAGTACGATTTGTCGCTGATCATCAATAGAAGACAGTAAGCTGTTGGAAGCTGTTGGAACAATTGAAGCTATATTCCTTTCACCTGTGCTAATTAAATAGTCACTCATTTGTTTTAACTCAACTATTTCTTCATGTTCCATATTAGTTATAGGTACAATAGTATATACTACATTTCGAAAGCGAAATGCCTCATAGCTTCCTATAGTCAATTTCTCATCAATCTTTAGCCTATATTGTTCCTGTAGGTGTTTGTCCATAGATATCCACCTTCCACATAGATTATTAAATACTTACAACCATCTATATGTGACAATGTTTGGTAACTTGTGCTAAACTTGATAAAAATTGAATAAGGATGATTAAAGTCTTTAAAGTGAAATAGTAAAAATACGACGAAATGGGTGATTGCTTTTGACAAAAAGAAATATGAGTGAAATAGAACGTAAAGCAAGAACATGGTTAGAAGAAAGAGGAGTAACCATTCAGGATATCGCAGATCTAGTCTATTTCCTTCAAGAAAAATACCATCCTAGTTTACGAATGGAAGATTGCTTAGAGAATGTTGATCGTGTTTTGTCTAAGCGTGAGGTCCAGAATGCCATTCTGACGGGTATTCAGCTTGATGTTTTAACAGAAAAAGGTCTAATTGAAGAGCCATTATTATCAACTCTAAAAACAGATGAAGGCCTTTATGGAGTAGATGAGATTTTAGCCTTTTCAATCGTAAATGTATATGGTTCAATTGGCTTTACCAACTATGGATTTATAGATAAACAGAAACCTGGAATATTAGAGAAGTTAAACAATAAAGATACAGGAGATTGTCATACTTTCCTTGATGATATTGTGGGTGCAATTGCAGCAGCAGCATCTAGCCGTCTTGCTCATAGAGCTGCAAATGAAGAATAACCTAGAAATAAAGGGTGAGTCGTAATTGACTCACCCTCTGTTACTTTATATTTTATTAATCCATTGCTCTAATGAGTCAATGACATATGTAGGTTGCTTGTCATAACCTTCTAGGTGCGCTTTTGTAGTTACACCTGTATGAACAAGTAGAGTATCTAGGCCAGTATTTATTCCTGCTAAGATATCTGTTGCATAGTTATCTCCAACCATCAATGTCTCCTCTTTAGTTGTGCCAAGGACCTTTAATGCTTGTTCCATAATAATTTTTTCTGGTTTACCTATAAAGATAGGGTTCGTTTCAGTAGATACTGTAATAACAGACGTTAATGAACCATTCCCTGGTAACAATCCCCGTTCAGTAGGAATAGCTATATCTCCATTTGTCGATATAAACGTTGCACCCGCTCTCACCGCTAAGCATGCCGTCGCTAACTTCTCATATGTAATGGATTGGTCTAGACCAACAACTACATAATCTGGATTTGTCTCCTGAAAGGTAATGCCTTTTTCTTTGAGTGCATGACGTATGCCATCTCCTCCAATTACATATACCGAAGCATTTTGTTTCTGCTCATGAATATAGTTTGCTGTAGCAAGGCTTGTCGTAAATACTTGTTCCTCTGTAACTGGAATATCAAAGCCCTCAAGAATAGTTGCGACTTGGGATGGCATTTTTGACGAATTATTCGTAACGAATAAGTATGGAATTCCCTTTTCTTTTAATGCTTTAACAAAGTCACTAGCCGCTTCAATTCGTTCTTTACCACGGTACATTGTGCCGTCTAAATCAATTAAATAACCTTTATATTGCTTAATCATGTATCTTACCTCCAAAATGATAACCTTATTGTCATGCAATGTTTTCTTAAAAGTGTCTTATGGTTAGTTTTTAAAGGCAGAAACTGGACCTAGCTCATTTTCTAAATAGGATCTAATATTAGTCGAAAAAGAGCTAAGAGCCGATACATTGTTCTTAATAATCTGTGAAACCTCAGTATGATCGATCTCTAAATACTCTTGAACAATATTTTTTCTCATTTTTATGACTTGCTTTAATTGAGAAGCATGTGCAGTATTAACAACCTTCTCATCCTCTAATATATCAATGATATCCTCATAACTCCCTGGGTCACGCATAATGAACCCATCAATCATTGCATTGCCTACGTCCAGTATCGCTTCAATAAGAATATGTGTTATTCGTTCAAGAGCCTTTCTTTCAATCGAACTAACCCATTCACCTTGTTGGTGATAGAGGTCTAAATGGCTATCGAAACATTGTAATGTTTGTTCAATTTTTTCCCTATCTACAAAATACATATCTTTTAAAACCCTCCACTTTTTCAGTCACTCACTGTTAGGAAATCTTCTCAAGTAAATTTCCTGGTCGAGCATAAAAATAGCCTTGTGCAAGATCAACCTTATTTCTTGTAAGTACTGCGGCTTCACTCTCATTTTCAATACCTTCAGCTACTACTAAAGCTCCGGTTTCTTTTGCAATGAGTAACAATCCTTTAAGCATCGATTCTTTTACTTTGTTTGTATCAATATTTTGAATAACTGAACGATCGATTTTAATGATTTCTGGCATAATTTCGCTAATAGTGTGCAAGCTTGCATACCCAGCACCTGTATCATCTATTGCCAATCTAAACCCTAAGGCACGAAGTTTTTTTATATTTCCAGTAAAAAAGGTTTCCCCTTCAATCGAATCTCTCTCCGTTATCTCAAGAATAATTCTTTTTGGATTTATTTCACTGTATTTTACTAAAAACTTATTCACTTCACGGATGAGCCTTGGATTACCTAAAGTAACAGGGGTAAAATTAATAAAGATATTTTGTCTACACCCTGTGTCTACCACCTGTTTAAATGCTTTTTCAAGCACAATCATTTCAAGTTCAAATAGCTTTCCAGTTTGTCTTGCCACGGAAAATAAGGATAATGGGTTTTCAAGAGAAGTACCTTTTGGCCCACGGGCAAGCATTTCCCACGCTTGAATCTCATTAGTAGAAACATCAATAATAGGTTGTGCCAATAATGAAATGCCTTTTTCCTCGATGATTCGATTAATGTCAAAAAGCATTTCGTTGTATTCAGAGGTGACTCTTTTTTCTGCCATTGCAATTGCCTGTTGCCATGCTTTCTGAAAAGCTGATTCTGCTTCACACTTTTTATCAATAAACATATAGCCTGTATGGTAGACAATTTTTAATTGGGGATATTGTTCCCCTAAAATTCGATTAACAGTCTTTTTCAAGTTATGGATGAGGGTCTCTATATCAGATACATTTGTTTTTTTCGGAT
This window contains:
- a CDS encoding EAL domain-containing protein; translated protein: MFTSTHTVRSYIKKWSKIVLPHRYLRYYPPVFTLRNPLVSGIKRAFRKDNQVVVIAFNLGNLHELADLLGYKQINKCKSAIKVIFKTVVQELVHQEDVIALSNFNNEDIGLLLKVDPKKTNVSDIETLIHNLKKTVNRILGEQYPQLKIVYHTGYMFIDKKCEAESAFQKAWQQAIAMAEKRVTSEYNEMLFDINRIIEEKGISLLAQPIIDVSTNEIQAWEMLARGPKGTSLENPLSLFSVARQTGKLFELEMIVLEKAFKQVVDTGCRQNIFINFTPVTLGNPRLIREVNKFLVKYSEINPKRIILEITERDSIEGETFFTGNIKKLRALGFRLAIDDTGAGYASLHTISEIMPEIIKIDRSVIQNIDTNKVKESMLKGLLLIAKETGALVVAEGIENESEAAVLTRNKVDLAQGYFYARPGNLLEKIS
- a CDS encoding TIGR01457 family HAD-type hydrolase, which translates into the protein MKQYKGYLIDLDGTMYRGKERIEAASDFVKALKEKGIPYLFVTNNSSKMPSQVATILEGFDIPVTEEQVFTTSLATANYIHEQKQNASVYVIGGDGIRHALKEKGITFQETNPDYVVVGLDQSITYEKLATACLAVRAGATFISTNGDIAIPTERGLLPGNGSLTSVITVSTETNPIFIGKPEKIIMEQALKVLGTTKEETLMVGDNYATDILAGINTGLDTLLVHTGVTTKAHLEGYDKQPTYVIDSLEQWINKI
- a CDS encoding phosphatidylglycerophosphatase A; this translates as MSEIERKARTWLEERGVTIQDIADLVYFLQEKYHPSLRMEDCLENVDRVLSKREVQNAILTGIQLDVLTEKGLIEEPLLSTLKTDEGLYGVDEILAFSIVNVYGSIGFTNYGFIDKQKPGILEKLNNKDTGDCHTFLDDIVGAIAAAASSRLAHRAANEE
- the yutH gene encoding spore coat protein YutH, which codes for MDKHLQEQYRLKIDEKLTIGSYEAFRFRNVVYTIVPITNMEHEEIVELKQMSDYLISTGERNIASIVPTASNSLLSSIDDQRQIVLLQMPAQQGIRRGYSLGNELAEIHEKGRRFPYQVQRSNRIGQWKKLWEQRLDQMEIFCDEKVRQHPSTYFEKLLVESFPYYIGLTENAIQYLVDTELDDQPIHTDSATICHHRFTRNTWLNEKTILPVDWVLDHSSRDLAEWIRGEFINQYRIDYNEVFKFTRDYERVTRISTFSWRLLYSRLLFPVHYFESIEGYYLSSSETQKKQYEVRLSEHLKRSTDYELFLKEINHLIRQSRNNASKVPQVSWL
- a CDS encoding DUF86 domain-containing protein; protein product: MYFVDREKIEQTLQCFDSHLDLYHQQGEWVSSIERKALERITHILIEAILDVGNAMIDGFIMRDPGSYEDIIDILEDEKVVNTAHASQLKQVIKMRKNIVQEYLEIDHTEVSQIIKNNVSALSSFSTNIRSYLENELGPVSAFKN